Proteins from a genomic interval of Calorimonas adulescens:
- a CDS encoding L,D-transpeptidase family protein — translation MIKGRILLTMLTLALLLLIISPLVIHGKDNNGPEYKILIDIEEAKLYLLKDNVLVKSYPIATGKYDTPSPIGYFRIIHKARWGGGFGTRWMGLDVPWGKYGIHGTNNPGSIGWATSHGCFRMRNKDVEELYEIVSVGVPVIIYGGQYGLLGNGYRKLIPGDRGSHILAVQIKLKQLGYYTGNLDGIYGVGMERALLKFKRDNGLPYDKDITKSTYRALGLELFE, via the coding sequence ATGATCAAGGGAAGAATTCTATTAACAATGTTGACATTAGCCTTGCTGTTACTTATTATATCTCCTTTGGTGATACATGGAAAAGACAACAATGGTCCTGAATATAAGATATTGATAGATATAGAGGAGGCTAAACTTTACCTTTTAAAGGATAATGTACTTGTAAAGTCTTACCCCATTGCTACAGGGAAATATGATACCCCATCGCCAATAGGATATTTCAGGATAATACATAAGGCAAGATGGGGTGGGGGATTTGGAACAAGATGGATGGGGCTTGATGTACCATGGGGAAAGTATGGGATACATGGTACAAATAATCCAGGTTCCATTGGATGGGCAACGTCCCATGGCTGCTTCAGAATGCGAAATAAGGATGTAGAGGAACTCTATGAAATTGTGTCTGTAGGGGTACCAGTAATTATATATGGCGGGCAATATGGTTTGTTGGGGAATGGTTATCGTAAACTTATACCAGGTGACAGGGGTTCCCATATCTTAGCTGTTCAGATAAAGTTGAAACAGTTGGGGTATTATACAGGAAATCTTGATGGCATTTATGGTGTGGGTATGGAAAGGGCGCTATTGAAGTTTAAGCGGGATAATGGCCTTCCCTATGATAAGGATATAACTAAGAGTACTTACAGGGCATTAGGGTTAGAACTCTTTGAATAA
- a CDS encoding NUDIX hydrolase, producing the protein MDKREITIKSQKIYDGRIINLRVDEVLLPNGRVAGREIVEHKGAVAVVPITIDNKVVMVKQYRKPAEDELWEIPAGKLEAGEQPEECAKRELEEETGYSGEIKKIYEFYTSPGFSDEYIYLYLATGLVPGKQHLDPDELLDMQEFSMEEIKDMLTSGAIRDAKTIIGIEYILMESMG; encoded by the coding sequence ATGGACAAAAGAGAGATAACCATAAAAAGTCAAAAAATATATGATGGCAGAATTATAAACTTGAGAGTTGATGAGGTGTTGCTACCCAACGGAAGGGTAGCAGGTAGAGAAATCGTGGAACATAAAGGAGCTGTTGCTGTTGTACCCATTACCATTGACAATAAGGTCGTAATGGTAAAACAGTATAGGAAGCCTGCTGAGGATGAGTTATGGGAGATACCGGCCGGCAAGCTGGAGGCTGGGGAACAACCAGAGGAATGTGCTAAGAGGGAATTAGAAGAGGAAACTGGATACTCAGGGGAGATAAAAAAGATATATGAGTTTTATACGTCACCAGGCTTTTCTGACGAATATATATACCTCTATCTTGCGACTGGACTTGTCCCTGGCAAGCAACACCTTGACCCTGATGAGTTGCTTGATATGCAGGAGTTTAGTATGGAAGAGATAAAGGATATGCTAACCTCGGGTGCGATTAGGGACGCCAAAACCATAATAGGAATAGAGTATATTTTAATGGAGTCAATGGGCTAA
- a CDS encoding DUF3866 family protein: MIRLRTGIITQVVYDSKDIQEILVNTEKENVRAINYPSLTGRVEVGESVVLNATATSLKLGTGGYDFVVANISRDKLDEALGPGHIMKLRYTPLQHSILSVEEDESPWRDAILHFKDLAGSYVIICPLHSMMAITAVSIKYISDLKITYIMTDGGALPISFSQLVRELKGKGIIDNTITVGQAFGGDYEAVNIYTGLITAKDVCKSDVILVSMGPGITGTGTKYGFSGVEAGYIIDAVYGFKGVPVYLPRLSFADSRDRHRGVSHHSMTVLKELCHSPCDIIFPYMDEPFLKMIDGQIEDLRSVGRYRIFTEDGGYIKEAMNYFDINISTMGRKYEDDPYFYELCAASARFVVNNIKLNHNEGEENKWTKER; this comes from the coding sequence ATGATAAGACTAAGGACTGGCATCATTACGCAGGTGGTTTATGATAGCAAAGATATTCAAGAAATCCTGGTCAATACAGAAAAAGAAAATGTAAGGGCGATAAACTATCCTTCTCTTACCGGGAGGGTAGAGGTAGGAGAAAGTGTTGTTTTAAATGCTACAGCTACCTCCTTGAAGTTAGGAACTGGAGGGTATGATTTTGTGGTAGCCAACATCAGCAGGGATAAACTTGACGAGGCATTGGGACCAGGTCACATCATGAAGCTAAGATACACACCCTTGCAACACAGTATACTCAGTGTGGAAGAGGATGAGAGCCCGTGGAGAGATGCTATATTGCATTTTAAAGACCTTGCAGGGTCTTATGTAATCATATGCCCGTTGCACAGCATGATGGCTATAACCGCTGTATCAATAAAGTATATCTCAGACCTTAAGATAACATACATAATGACTGACGGAGGAGCACTGCCCATATCATTTAGTCAGTTGGTGAGAGAATTAAAAGGTAAGGGCATAATTGATAATACTATAACGGTTGGTCAGGCTTTCGGTGGAGACTATGAAGCAGTTAATATATACACTGGCCTCATCACGGCTAAGGATGTCTGCAAATCCGATGTAATACTTGTGTCTATGGGACCAGGCATAACAGGCACAGGTACTAAATATGGATTTTCGGGGGTTGAAGCTGGGTACATCATCGATGCAGTCTATGGTTTTAAGGGGGTTCCTGTGTATTTGCCGCGTCTGAGCTTTGCTGACAGCAGGGATAGACATAGAGGTGTCAGTCACCATTCCATGACTGTCTTAAAAGAACTGTGCCATTCTCCCTGTGATATTATATTTCCTTATATGGATGAACCTTTTTTAAAAATGATAGATGGACAGATAGAGGATTTACGGTCTGTGGGAAGATATAGAATCTTCACAGAAGATGGGGGCTATATAAAAGAAGCGATGAACTATTTTGACATTAATATCAGTACAATGGGCAGAAAATATGAGGATGACCCGTATTTTTACGAGCTGTGCGCAGCCTCTGCGAGATTTGTAGTTAATAACATAAAATTAAACCATAATGAGGGTGAGGAAAATAAATGGACAAAAGAGAGATAA